A genome region from Clostridium pasteurianum includes the following:
- a CDS encoding sensor histidine kinase, with translation MKIKKSITTKLFLVTLIFYAFFIIAILVFESAFFGKFYQNKKMDSLDTATMNFKKQYDSKSDSNYDIQSSIKEFEQKNDCKIAVLNPYGNLRYLESDYESSSTIAQINIIKDIMHSWVSNPAEFINMKRTGKSKTYVFQSKTYNVKNIVCVVPGKNGDVIFAISSFEAITEASSVMREFFIYILLSAIVVVVILSFIYSKMITKPLKRLRSTASKMAELDFNEKCTITSDDEIGDLGKSLNFLSENLDSSLSSLRKANDKLKKDIEKEKELEKMRKEFVAGVSHELKTPVGIIEGYAEGLKDNVVTSDEEREYYTDVIIDEASRMGKLISDMLDLSQLESGNFKLTNEKFDIGEMVFKCCKKYYAILEERNLDMDINIINNYVFGDKYRIEQVLINLLNNSMKYAKASININMIREGNKITVEVINDGEHINEVEINKIWDKFYKTDKSRNRKIGGTGLGLAIVKNIIELHKGNYGVQNIKKGVKFYFSLNVAN, from the coding sequence ATGAAGATAAAAAAAAGTATAACAACTAAATTATTTTTGGTAACCTTAATTTTTTATGCATTTTTCATAATAGCTATACTTGTATTCGAAAGTGCTTTTTTTGGCAAGTTTTATCAAAATAAAAAAATGGATAGTCTTGATACAGCAACTATGAATTTTAAGAAACAATATGATAGTAAAAGCGATTCTAATTATGATATTCAGAGCAGTATAAAGGAGTTTGAGCAAAAAAATGATTGCAAAATTGCAGTGCTAAATCCATATGGAAACTTGAGATATTTGGAAAGTGACTATGAAAGCAGTAGTACAATTGCACAAATAAATATAATTAAGGATATAATGCATAGCTGGGTATCAAATCCTGCTGAATTTATTAACATGAAGAGAACAGGAAAAAGTAAGACTTATGTTTTTCAGAGTAAGACATATAATGTAAAAAATATAGTATGTGTAGTACCAGGTAAAAATGGTGATGTTATATTTGCAATATCGTCTTTTGAGGCAATTACAGAGGCGTCATCAGTAATGAGAGAATTTTTTATCTACATATTATTAAGCGCAATTGTTGTTGTAGTAATTTTGTCATTTATATATTCAAAAATGATAACAAAGCCATTAAAAAGACTGAGAAGCACTGCATCTAAAATGGCAGAACTTGATTTTAATGAAAAATGTACAATAACCTCTGATGACGAAATAGGTGACCTCGGAAAGAGCTTAAACTTTCTTTCCGAAAATTTAGATAGTTCCCTTAGCTCTCTCAGGAAGGCCAATGATAAATTAAAAAAGGATATAGAGAAAGAAAAGGAACTTGAGAAAATGCGAAAAGAATTTGTGGCTGGAGTTTCTCATGAACTTAAAACACCTGTAGGAATAATTGAAGGCTATGCGGAAGGACTTAAGGATAATGTAGTGACTAGTGATGAAGAAAGGGAATATTATACTGATGTGATTATTGATGAGGCATCAAGAATGGGAAAACTTATTTCTGATATGCTTGATTTATCTCAACTTGAGAGTGGAAATTTTAAACTCACAAACGAAAAATTCGATATAGGGGAAATGGTATTTAAATGCTGTAAAAAATATTATGCTATACTTGAAGAAAGAAATTTAGATATGGATATAAATATAATAAATAATTATGTTTTTGGAGATAAATATAGAATAGAACAAGTTTTAATTAATTTACTTAATAATTCTATGAAATATGCTAAAGCTAGTATAAATATAAATATGATTAGAGAAGGTAATAAGATTACAGTAGAGGTTATAAATGATGGAGAACATATAAATGAAGTTGAAATAAATAAAATCTGGGATAAATTCTATAAAACTGATAAGTCTAGAAATAGAAAAATAGGTGGTACAGGACTTGGACTTGCAATAGTTAAAAATATAATAGAACTCCATAAAGGAAATTATGGAGTTCAGAATATAAAAAAGGGGGTAAAGTTCTATTTTTCACTTAATGTAGCCAATTAG
- a CDS encoding ABC transporter ATP-binding protein, translated as MNCLKTKDLYCGYNKKAVIENINFSANEGEMICLLGPNGAGKTTILRTISGLLPPVKGDVYINGKNLLNIKKTDLAKTLSVVLTQKTSFDLMTVFEVAALGRYPHTGFFGKLSKDDENKISNTLKDVGAFNLINRYFDELSDGEKQKVMLARALVQEPKIIILDEPTTHLDINHKIELLNTLKKLSIKNKISVILSLHEIDLALKYCDKVMLIKNKKAFAFGEPENILDDSTINKLYNIENANFSKALCSIEVKNQLKNSIYVIGGCGMGTPIYRLLTKCNIGFSTGILHKNDIDYEIAKTMCLNIQSEEPFEKISSAVFEKALKIIDLSDIIIDSGVKIGEINKKNMDLINYALEKNKKVITLRKNFNDKVISCSDAVNIINYIRRYNHE; from the coding sequence ATGAACTGTTTAAAAACAAAGGACTTATACTGCGGCTATAATAAAAAAGCTGTAATTGAAAATATAAATTTTAGTGCTAATGAAGGTGAAATGATATGTTTACTTGGTCCAAACGGTGCAGGTAAAACCACAATACTTAGGACAATATCAGGTCTTCTTCCACCTGTAAAGGGTGATGTATATATTAATGGAAAAAATCTTCTTAATATAAAAAAGACCGACCTTGCAAAAACACTTTCAGTTGTACTTACACAAAAAACTTCCTTTGACCTCATGACAGTTTTTGAAGTAGCAGCACTTGGACGTTATCCTCATACGGGTTTTTTTGGTAAACTGTCAAAAGATGATGAAAATAAAATTTCAAATACTCTAAAAGATGTTGGTGCTTTTAATTTAATAAATCGATATTTTGATGAATTAAGCGATGGCGAAAAACAAAAAGTTATGCTTGCAAGAGCCTTAGTTCAAGAACCTAAAATCATAATTTTAGATGAACCCACAACTCATCTTGATATTAATCATAAAATAGAACTTTTAAATACTTTAAAAAAATTAAGCATAAAAAATAAAATTTCAGTTATATTATCCTTGCATGAAATTGACCTTGCTCTTAAATACTGTGATAAAGTTATGCTCATTAAAAATAAAAAAGCTTTCGCCTTTGGTGAACCTGAAAATATTTTAGATGACAGTACTATAAATAAACTTTATAATATAGAAAATGCTAACTTCAGTAAAGCTTTATGCTCTATAGAAGTAAAAAACCAATTAAAAAACAGTATCTATGTAATAGGCGGTTGTGGAATGGGAACTCCAATATACAGGCTTCTTACAAAATGTAATATTGGCTTTTCTACAGGAATTCTACATAAAAATGATATTGATTATGAAATAGCCAAAACTATGTGCTTAAACATTCAAAGTGAAGAGCCTTTTGAAAAAATAAGTTCAGCCGTTTTTGAAAAAGCTTTAAAGATCATTGACTTGTCAGATATAATAATTGACTCTGGAGTTAAAATCGGAGAAATAAATAAAAAAAATATGGATCTCATAAATTACGCTTTAGAAAAAAATAAAAAAGTAATAACCTTGAGAAAAAATTTTAATGATAAAGTAATTTCCTGCAGTGATGCAGTTAATATAATTAATTATATTAGGAGGTATAACCATGAGTGA
- a CDS encoding FecCD family ABC transporter permease, whose product MNFILKKNAKHVIFIILLSIMMIITFAFCISVGSIKINLIEVFKILLRHGSYDSGNYEIIWNIRFPRALGALIGGSALSVSGLLLQIFFKNPIVEPYVLGISSGATLFVALVMLGGISFGLSLSAPFLIFLAALLGSTLVTIVVLLFANKVKSIVTLLVIGIMVGYICSAATSILSTFATKEELQNFTMWTYGSFSGFTWKNIHILIFIGIPTLLASMFIIKPLNAFLLGEDYAKSMGIQIKAFRIAIILISSILAAVVTAFAGPIAFIGLAIPHITRLVFRTSNNIFLIPGSILLGGIVTSMCDLMSRTLFSPTELPISAVTSFIGAPIVIFLILKRRTSL is encoded by the coding sequence ATGAATTTTATTCTTAAAAAGAATGCAAAACATGTAATCTTTATTATACTTCTATCTATAATGATGATTATAACTTTTGCCTTTTGTATCAGTGTTGGTTCCATAAAAATAAACTTAATTGAAGTATTTAAAATATTACTTAGACACGGTTCTTATGATAGTGGGAACTATGAAATAATATGGAATATACGTTTTCCTAGGGCGCTAGGTGCCTTAATAGGTGGCTCTGCCCTATCCGTTTCGGGACTATTACTTCAAATATTCTTTAAAAATCCCATAGTGGAACCTTATGTTCTTGGTATATCCTCTGGAGCAACTTTATTTGTTGCACTTGTTATGCTTGGAGGGATAAGTTTTGGGCTTTCCTTATCCGCTCCTTTTTTAATATTTTTAGCAGCTTTACTTGGCTCTACCTTAGTAACAATTGTAGTACTTTTATTTGCAAACAAAGTTAAAAGCATAGTAACACTTCTGGTAATTGGAATAATGGTTGGATACATATGCAGTGCTGCAACAAGTATTTTATCTACTTTTGCAACCAAAGAAGAGCTTCAAAACTTTACCATGTGGACATATGGAAGCTTTTCAGGCTTTACCTGGAAGAACATACATATACTTATCTTTATAGGAATACCCACTCTCTTAGCTTCAATGTTTATAATAAAACCTTTGAATGCCTTTTTACTTGGAGAAGATTATGCCAAAAGCATGGGAATACAAATAAAAGCTTTTAGAATTGCAATTATACTAATTTCCAGCATCTTGGCTGCCGTTGTAACAGCTTTTGCAGGTCCTATTGCATTCATAGGATTAGCTATTCCACACATAACAAGATTGGTTTTTAGAACTTCAAATAACATATTTTTAATACCTGGCTCTATTTTACTTGGAGGCATAGTAACTTCAATGTGTGATCTTATGTCAAGGACTTTATTTTCACCAACAGAACTTCCAATAAGCGCAGTAACCTCTTTTATAGGTGCTCCTATCGTTATTTTCCTCATTTTAAAAAGGAGGACTTCATTATGA
- a CDS encoding YibE/F family protein has product MSKKKKIIFASLAVVFAVLFLIWHFYFSDNNGNTVIHGKVIGEASSNKNSSKNKVVNVPENKKSINNKSSLKQKYVLVKILNGDYKGKVIKLENLINEKTAHQTLTKKGDEVLVNIDEDSKGKITSAYIYDVVRYKFIYELIIIFIILLGIVGGKKGIKSVIALGITGFAVLKIMVPLILHGFNPTVVSIVICMGVSTINLLIISGKNKKTLAAIMGTWGGVILSALIAEFSILSLNLAGLTDEEEQMVIYISQNVNFNFSGLLFAGILMGALGAVMDVSMSIASSINEINDKQDNASIKDLVKSGMNIGKDIMGTMANTLILAYVGGAMYAIIWISSYDLPLYRIINQDVIASEVIKSLAGSIGLIFTIPLTAICSAVIFKKEKKKLNNGENSIIEGGEIIKE; this is encoded by the coding sequence ATGAGCAAAAAGAAAAAGATTATATTTGCAAGTCTGGCAGTTGTATTTGCTGTACTTTTTTTAATATGGCATTTTTATTTTAGTGATAATAACGGAAATACTGTTATACATGGTAAAGTAATTGGAGAAGCGTCAAGTAACAAAAATTCATCTAAAAATAAAGTAGTAAATGTACCGGAAAATAAAAAATCAATTAACAACAAAAGTTCATTGAAACAAAAGTATGTTTTGGTGAAAATATTAAATGGAGATTATAAAGGGAAAGTTATTAAACTTGAAAACTTGATTAATGAAAAAACTGCACACCAAACACTTACTAAAAAGGGAGATGAAGTACTTGTTAATATAGATGAGGACAGCAAGGGCAAAATAACAAGTGCGTACATATATGATGTTGTAAGGTATAAATTTATTTATGAACTTATAATTATATTTATAATATTACTTGGTATAGTTGGAGGAAAAAAGGGAATAAAGTCAGTAATTGCACTTGGAATAACTGGATTTGCAGTTCTAAAAATAATGGTACCACTTATACTACATGGATTTAATCCAACGGTTGTATCAATTGTAATATGTATGGGTGTAAGTACGATTAATCTTCTGATAATAAGCGGAAAGAACAAAAAAACTTTAGCAGCTATAATGGGCACCTGGGGTGGAGTAATATTGTCAGCGCTTATTGCAGAATTTAGCATATTATCCTTAAATCTTGCGGGACTAACAGATGAAGAAGAGCAGATGGTTATTTATATCTCTCAAAATGTAAATTTTAATTTTAGTGGTTTGCTTTTTGCTGGAATACTTATGGGAGCTCTTGGAGCAGTTATGGATGTAAGTATGTCTATTGCATCATCTATAAATGAAATAAATGATAAACAGGATAATGCAAGTATTAAGGATCTTGTAAAATCAGGTATGAATATTGGAAAGGATATAATGGGTACTATGGCCAATACTCTTATTCTTGCATATGTTGGTGGAGCCATGTATGCTATTATATGGATTTCTTCATACGATTTGCCTTTATATAGAATTATAAATCAGGATGTAATAGCTTCTGAAGTTATAAAATCTTTAGCGGGAAGTATTGGACTTATATTTACTATACCTCTTACTGCAATTTGTTCTGCTGTCATATTTAAAAAAGAGAAGAAAAAGCTTAATAATGGGGAGAATAGTATAATAGAAGGTGGAGAAATAATTAAAGAATAG
- a CDS encoding cysteine-rich small domain-containing protein — MSENYKFFQHKNCEYFPCHKVKNEENFNCLFCYCPLYFLENCGGNNKDFHGIKDCSNCLIPHSPKGYDHIVNKIKEVNSKKLNK, encoded by the coding sequence ATGAGTGAAAACTACAAATTCTTTCAGCACAAAAACTGCGAATATTTCCCCTGTCACAAAGTAAAAAATGAAGAAAACTTTAATTGCCTTTTTTGCTATTGCCCACTTTACTTTTTAGAAAACTGTGGTGGAAATAACAAAGACTTCCATGGAATAAAGGACTGTTCAAATTGCCTCATCCCTCATTCCCCAAAGGGCTATGATCACATTGTAAATAAAATAAAGGAAGTAAATAGTAAAAAACTCAACAAATGA
- a CDS encoding GNAT family N-acetyltransferase: MPYSNDYIKFIEKWESTKELSKYLSHTRPQYLRESDLALEKHTLFFMIKFDESIIGAAWLENITENNGKLGIYIADVNCRGKGIGSEVIRILKEKAFKEMKLSKIYLNVRETNKRAISCYKKCGFEIIKKYPKKHFSDSSYQGVYEMEQNNSALEH; the protein is encoded by the coding sequence GTGCCATATTCAAATGATTATATTAAATTTATTGAAAAGTGGGAGAGTACTAAAGAATTATCTAAGTATTTGTCTCATACTAGGCCGCAGTATTTAAGAGAATCGGATTTAGCTCTTGAAAAGCACACATTATTTTTTATGATAAAATTTGACGAATCAATAATAGGTGCTGCATGGCTTGAAAATATAACTGAAAATAATGGAAAACTTGGAATTTATATTGCTGATGTGAACTGCAGAGGAAAGGGCATAGGGAGTGAAGTAATAAGAATTTTAAAGGAAAAGGCATTTAAAGAAATGAAACTTAGTAAAATATATTTAAATGTTCGTGAGACAAACAAGAGAGCCATTAGCTGTTATAAAAAATGTGGATTTGAAATAATTAAAAAGTATCCTAAAAAGCATTTTTCGGATTCTTCTTACCAGGGCGTATATGAGATGGAGCAAAATAACAGTGCTTTGGAACATTAA
- a CDS encoding phosphatase PAP2 family protein: MMLFVRKFDNFIISRTPFKHQNTLLDRIMICITCMGNGGLIWIIISTFLWLLTPYKIAALSVLLALVMSSILGEGLIKHCVKRIRPCNVDKSIKILISKPASYSFPSGHTFSSFAAANMLYLYFNNTGIIFFILAFLISISRVYLRVHYPTDVLGGVLLGILCSKLLFIVLQYNLI, translated from the coding sequence ATGATGCTATTTGTAAGAAAATTTGATAACTTTATAATTTCTCGTACCCCTTTTAAACATCAAAATACACTTTTAGATAGAATCATGATATGCATAACATGTATGGGTAATGGAGGTCTAATCTGGATAATAATATCAACCTTCTTATGGCTTCTAACGCCTTATAAAATAGCAGCCTTAAGTGTACTACTAGCACTTGTTATGAGCTCAATTTTAGGAGAAGGTTTAATCAAACATTGTGTAAAAAGAATACGTCCTTGCAATGTTGATAAAAGTATAAAAATTTTAATTTCAAAACCTGCATCTTATTCTTTCCCCTCTGGTCACACCTTCTCATCTTTTGCTGCCGCAAATATGCTTTACCTTTATTTTAATAACACAGGCATAATATTTTTCATACTAGCATTTCTTATATCTATATCGAGAGTTTATTTACGCGTACACTATCCTACAGACGTACTTGGAGGCGTACTTCTTGGAATTCTGTGCTCTAAATTACTATTTATAGTACTTCAATACAATCTAATTTAG
- a CDS encoding flavin reductase family protein, with protein sequence MSKLNFKGSVMLNPTPVVLVISKNKSDKINIFTVGWISTVCTKEPILAMGVRPQRLSHEYITESGECTINLPTQSMVKIVDYCGVVSGKKEDKIKHFNLKLNDGVSISTPSLENSPVALECKVKSVTPLGTHDLFLLEILNVKVDENLLDKNNKICFNKANLICYSHGEYYGLSSKPLGSFGFSVKKKSRKHRIAK encoded by the coding sequence ATGAGTAAATTAAATTTCAAGGGCAGTGTTATGTTAAACCCTACCCCCGTAGTTCTTGTTATTAGCAAAAACAAATCCGATAAAATAAATATTTTTACCGTTGGCTGGATAAGTACTGTATGTACTAAAGAGCCAATACTAGCCATGGGAGTTAGACCTCAAAGACTTTCACATGAATACATTACAGAAAGTGGTGAGTGTACTATAAACCTTCCTACCCAAAGTATGGTTAAAATTGTAGACTACTGCGGTGTTGTCTCTGGGAAAAAAGAAGATAAAATTAAGCATTTTAATTTAAAACTAAATGATGGTGTGTCGATTTCTACACCTTCACTAGAAAATTCGCCAGTTGCTTTAGAGTGCAAAGTTAAATCAGTAACACCACTTGGAACACATGATTTATTTCTACTAGAAATCTTGAATGTTAAAGTAGATGAAAATTTATTAGATAAGAATAATAAGATATGTTTTAATAAAGCTAACCTTATATGCTACAGTCATGGAGAATATTACGGTTTAAGTTCAAAGCCATTGGGCTCTTTTGGTTTTTCAGTAAAAAAGAAAAGTAGAAAGCACAGAATCGCTAAATAG
- a CDS encoding VOC family protein: MKIEHVAMWTTNIEQLKKFYIEYFNGKSGNKYINEKKHFESYFIEFDEDARLEIMSNEKIKSRTSDGAQEFIGLAHIAFSVGSVKKVDELTDLLKNKGYEVVSGPRRTGDGYYESCILDPDGNRVEITE, encoded by the coding sequence ATGAAAATTGAACATGTGGCAATGTGGACAACAAATATAGAACAGTTAAAAAAATTCTACATTGAGTATTTTAATGGAAAAAGTGGCAATAAATATATAAATGAGAAGAAACACTTTGAGTCCTATTTTATTGAATTTGATGAGGATGCACGATTAGAAATAATGTCTAATGAGAAAATAAAATCAAGGACAAGTGATGGAGCTCAAGAATTTATTGGATTAGCTCATATAGCTTTTTCAGTAGGAAGCGTAAAAAAAGTGGATGAGCTTACTGACTTATTAAAAAATAAAGGATATGAAGTTGTAAGTGGACCAAGGCGTACGGGAGATGGATATTATGAGAGTTGTATATTAGATCCTGATGGTAATAGAGTAGAGATAACTGAATGA
- a CDS encoding phosphoribosylaminoimidazolecarboxamide formyltransferase produces the protein MKVSEIKLKYGCNPQQSPARIYVNKGVLPLEVLNGRPGYINFMDALNSWQLVKELRKATGLVSAASFKHVSPAGVGTAVPLSDALKKSYLVEGTELTPAAIAYSRARGADRMSSYGDFAALSDKVDVATAKILKKSVSDGIIAPDYEPEALEILKTKKKGNYTIIKIDPDYEPAVIERREIYGITFEQKRNLTPLNESLLQDIVTKDKNLPESAKRDLIISMITLKYTQSNSVCFALDGQVIGVGAGQQSRVHCTRLAASKADIWFLRQHEAVLNLPFKEGISRPDRDNLIDQYLRDDVTDAETVGWGRVLKSIPKRLSKEEKDKWLSNLKNVSLGSDAFFPFSDNIDRAAKSGVKYIVQPGGSIRDDVVIEACDNYGMVMAFSKVRLFHH, from the coding sequence ATGAAAGTTTCAGAAATAAAACTAAAATATGGATGTAACCCTCAACAGAGTCCAGCTAGAATATATGTAAATAAAGGAGTTTTACCCCTTGAAGTACTAAACGGCAGACCAGGATACATAAATTTCATGGACGCACTAAACTCATGGCAACTTGTAAAAGAATTAAGAAAAGCTACAGGTCTTGTTTCTGCTGCATCTTTTAAACACGTAAGTCCAGCAGGCGTAGGTACCGCTGTTCCACTAAGTGATGCCCTTAAAAAATCATATTTAGTAGAAGGCACTGAATTAACTCCAGCAGCAATTGCATACTCAAGAGCAAGAGGTGCTGATAGAATGTCCTCTTATGGAGACTTTGCCGCTTTAAGTGATAAAGTTGATGTTGCTACTGCGAAGATACTAAAAAAATCCGTTTCCGACGGTATAATAGCACCAGACTACGAACCTGAGGCATTAGAAATCTTAAAGACAAAGAAAAAAGGAAATTACACTATAATAAAAATTGATCCTGATTATGAACCAGCTGTAATTGAAAGAAGAGAAATTTACGGAATTACTTTTGAACAAAAAAGAAATCTAACACCTTTAAATGAAAGCTTACTTCAAGATATAGTAACTAAGGACAAAAACCTTCCAGAATCAGCAAAGCGTGATTTAATAATTTCTATGATAACTTTAAAGTATACTCAATCAAATTCTGTATGCTTTGCCCTAGACGGTCAGGTAATCGGTGTTGGAGCAGGACAGCAGTCCAGAGTACACTGTACAAGACTTGCTGCTTCAAAGGCAGATATATGGTTCTTAAGACAGCATGAAGCAGTATTAAATCTTCCTTTTAAAGAAGGCATTTCAAGACCTGATAGAGACAACTTAATAGATCAATACCTTCGTGACGATGTTACTGATGCTGAAACAGTAGGCTGGGGAAGAGTTTTAAAATCCATACCTAAGAGACTTTCAAAAGAAGAAAAAGATAAATGGCTTTCAAATCTTAAAAATGTTTCACTGGGCTCAGATGCATTTTTCCCTTTCAGCGACAATATAGACAGAGCTGCTAAAAGCGGTGTAAAATATATCGTTCAACCTGGAGGTTCTATAAGGGATGATGTTGTCATCGAAGCCTGCGACAATTACGGCATGGTAATGGCATTCTCCAAAGTAAGGTTGTTCCATCACTAA
- a CDS encoding response regulator transcription factor, with protein sequence MDKNILIVEDEDRMMELIKAYLKREGYGIIEAADGRSALDSFSKNSVSLVILDIMIPVLDGWTVCGDIRKKSDVPIIILTAKNEEDDKLLGYELGADDYVTKPFSPKVLTAKVKVLLKRARLNEKSESQEFDGLKIDEISHEVMIGDKEIYLSPKEYDLLIYLCHNKGIALTRDKILDNVWGKDYYGDFRTVDTHVKRLREKLQDKSYLVATVRGSGYKFEVKK encoded by the coding sequence TTGGATAAAAACATTCTTATAGTAGAAGATGAAGATAGAATGATGGAACTTATAAAGGCATATTTAAAAAGAGAGGGATACGGTATAATTGAAGCAGCTGATGGCAGAAGTGCTTTGGATAGTTTTAGCAAAAATTCTGTGTCCCTTGTTATTTTGGATATAATGATTCCTGTTTTAGATGGATGGACTGTCTGCGGCGATATAAGAAAAAAATCAGATGTTCCTATAATAATTTTAACTGCTAAAAATGAAGAAGATGATAAACTTCTTGGATATGAGCTTGGAGCGGATGATTATGTTACAAAGCCGTTTAGTCCCAAGGTTCTTACAGCTAAGGTTAAAGTGCTTTTAAAGAGGGCTAGGCTTAATGAAAAATCTGAAAGCCAAGAGTTTGATGGCCTTAAGATAGATGAGATTTCCCATGAAGTTATGATTGGGGATAAGGAAATCTATTTGTCTCCAAAGGAATATGATCTTTTGATTTATCTTTGCCATAATAAAGGTATAGCTTTAACCCGTGATAAAATTTTAGATAATGTTTGGGGAAAAGATTATTATGGTGATTTTAGAACTGTTGATACTCACGTAAAAAGACTTAGAGAAAAGCTTCAGGACAAATCGTATCTTGTAGCTACAGTTAGGGGAAGTGGATATAAGTTTGAGGTGAAAAAATGA
- a CDS encoding ABC transporter substrate-binding protein, whose product MYKKIKILVISLLVLVSLALSSCTPSSTNKTPTANEPSSKKTSASIMNYNGKVYVSLKDAYKCVNGKYSLNGKTANISDPDETLKITSGSDTAYVTSLKTKATTVVKMSTVPTIKNNDMYVPMDFLSDVMDARLDYSNGKLNIETEMPLKYTKAFSIKYLRGGLKKVTDGNNKVLILVPKGKAVPDEYKNDTIVTTPVTNVLCASTTQGTLLKPLNELGSIKSVTSKENEWEIKDIQNGLKNNSITYVGDNNSPDYEKISSSKPDMAFLYGGTYGLNNMMKKFDELKINYASDNEYLEENPLGRLEWIKFLSAFYNKEDTAEKYFNDMVKKVHAITKKTSSLKRPNVAWGIVENGKVYIPEKNSYPAKMIQMAGGNYIFKNFKNESGYITLEDFYAKAKDADILIYASTKKYTPSVKSMLTTAPVLKSIKPVKDKKVWCFSEDYYQSIDKTDELIEDLASILHPDSFKGYTVKHYSHY is encoded by the coding sequence ATGTACAAAAAAATCAAAATACTAGTAATTTCTTTATTGGTTTTAGTCAGTTTAGCTTTATCTTCATGTACTCCTAGCAGTACAAATAAAACTCCTACAGCTAATGAACCAAGCTCCAAAAAGACCAGCGCATCTATTATGAATTATAATGGTAAAGTTTATGTTTCGCTAAAAGACGCTTACAAATGCGTAAATGGAAAATATTCACTAAATGGCAAAACTGCCAACATATCAGATCCTGATGAAACTTTAAAAATTACATCAGGCAGCGATACAGCTTATGTAACTTCCCTGAAGACCAAAGCTACCACTGTAGTAAAAATGAGTACCGTACCTACTATTAAAAATAACGATATGTATGTCCCAATGGACTTCTTAAGTGATGTAATGGACGCTAGATTAGATTACTCAAATGGGAAGCTTAACATCGAAACAGAAATGCCTTTAAAATACACAAAAGCATTTAGCATTAAATACCTAAGAGGTGGACTTAAAAAAGTAACTGACGGAAATAACAAAGTCTTAATACTTGTACCAAAAGGGAAAGCTGTCCCAGATGAATACAAAAATGACACTATAGTTACTACACCTGTAACAAATGTATTGTGTGCATCAACTACTCAAGGTACTTTGTTGAAACCGCTAAATGAATTAGGCAGTATAAAGAGCGTTACATCAAAAGAAAATGAATGGGAAATCAAAGACATACAAAATGGTCTTAAAAACAATTCTATAACTTATGTTGGAGATAATAATTCTCCTGACTATGAAAAAATTTCATCTTCAAAACCAGATATGGCATTTCTTTATGGAGGAACTTATGGTTTAAACAATATGATGAAAAAATTCGATGAATTAAAAATAAATTATGCTTCTGACAATGAATATCTAGAGGAAAATCCACTTGGAAGATTAGAATGGATAAAATTTTTATCGGCATTTTATAACAAAGAAGATACCGCTGAAAAGTACTTTAATGATATGGTCAAAAAAGTTCATGCTATAACTAAAAAGACATCTTCATTAAAACGACCAAACGTTGCATGGGGAATAGTTGAGAATGGAAAAGTATATATACCCGAAAAAAATTCTTATCCTGCAAAAATGATTCAAATGGCAGGCGGAAATTATATATTTAAAAACTTCAAAAATGAAAGTGGATACATAACTCTTGAAGATTTTTACGCAAAAGCAAAAGATGCTGACATATTAATCTATGCCTCTACAAAAAAATATACACCATCAGTTAAATCAATGCTTACTACCGCTCCTGTGCTTAAAAGTATTAAACCTGTAAAAGACAAAAAAGTATGGTGCTTTAGTGAAGATTATTATCAATCTATAGATAAAACTGATGAACTCATAGAAGATTTAGCATCTATATTACATCCAGATAGCTTTAAAGGCTATACTGTAAAACATTATTCACATTACTAA